A region from the Spirochaetae bacterium HGW-Spirochaetae-1 genome encodes:
- a CDS encoding GTP cyclohydrolase I FolE2, which translates to MGKKDLRDIQSEPDYRNLAINRVGVKDISYPVVVLDRAEGEQHTVARVNMYVNLPHHFRGTHMSRFIEILNTYRKGISTLNIREILEAMKDQLDAETAHFEIEFPYFITKEAPVSRERAKMEYTCRLTANSDNDYYLLEVKVPVLSLCPCSKEISQYGAHNQRSILSVSIKARERIWIEDIVNVAEQSASSDVFSILKREDEKYITEKAYENPVFVEDIVRNAAEHLKKIEGILWFSVESENMESIHNHSAYAQIEMDLGGK; encoded by the coding sequence ATGGGTAAAAAGGATTTACGCGACATACAATCAGAGCCGGATTACAGAAATCTGGCGATCAACAGGGTGGGGGTCAAAGATATATCCTACCCCGTGGTAGTCCTGGACCGCGCCGAAGGTGAACAGCATACCGTTGCCAGGGTAAACATGTATGTAAATCTTCCTCATCATTTCAGGGGAACCCACATGAGCAGGTTTATCGAAATCCTGAATACGTACCGAAAAGGGATCAGCACACTGAATATCCGGGAGATCCTCGAAGCAATGAAGGATCAGCTCGATGCGGAAACAGCCCACTTCGAAATAGAATTTCCTTATTTCATCACAAAGGAAGCACCCGTGTCCCGTGAAAGGGCGAAGATGGAATATACCTGCCGCCTCACGGCAAATTCAGACAACGATTACTATCTCCTGGAAGTGAAGGTGCCGGTTCTGTCTCTGTGTCCCTGCTCTAAGGAGATTTCTCAGTACGGCGCCCACAATCAGAGATCCATACTATCGGTTTCGATAAAGGCACGGGAGCGTATCTGGATAGAGGATATTGTCAATGTTGCTGAGCAATCGGCCAGTTCCGATGTGTTCTCCATATTGAAGCGGGAGGATGAAAAGTATATTACGGAGAAGGCCTATGAAAATCCCGTTTTCGTCGAGGACATAGTGAGAAATGCGGCTGAGCATCTGAAAAAAATAGAGGGGATCCTCTGGTTTTCCGTTGAATCGGAAAACATGGAATCCATCCATAATCATTCCGCCTATGCCCAGATTGAAATGGACCTTGGTGGGAAATAA
- the map gene encoding type I methionyl aminopeptidase codes for MVKQNLSMKKDDIRLKSPDDIQKIRDSGRIIGDIFSYIDGISLVSLSTWEIDSLVDDFILKRKARAAFKTVRDYNYASCISLNNEVVHGIPSKKRKIKSGDIVKIDIGVVLGGYFSDACCTFIAGENIQKGRNLVHACRQSLLDVVGVLQAGKNLGIAGDFIEERAQVSGFSVVKSHTGHGVGFALHEPPIVPHYASSGQNYIMREGLVIAIEPVFNEGTGEVKLHNNGWTTLTADGKLSAHFEHTIAITDSGPVILTV; via the coding sequence ATGGTAAAGCAAAACCTGTCTATGAAAAAGGATGATATCCGGCTGAAAAGTCCCGATGATATTCAAAAAATCCGGGACTCGGGCCGAATAATCGGAGATATTTTTTCATATATTGATGGCATTTCCCTCGTATCGCTTTCCACCTGGGAAATTGATTCTCTTGTCGATGATTTTATCCTGAAGAGAAAGGCCCGTGCCGCTTTTAAAACCGTCAGGGATTATAACTATGCCAGCTGTATCTCGCTTAATAATGAAGTGGTTCATGGAATCCCGTCTAAGAAGAGGAAAATTAAAAGCGGCGATATTGTTAAAATTGATATCGGAGTTGTCCTGGGCGGTTACTTCAGCGACGCGTGCTGTACCTTTATTGCCGGAGAAAATATTCAGAAGGGAAGGAACCTGGTACATGCATGCCGCCAATCCCTTCTCGATGTTGTTGGAGTATTGCAAGCAGGGAAAAACCTGGGTATTGCCGGTGATTTTATTGAAGAGCGGGCGCAGGTCAGCGGATTCAGTGTTGTGAAAAGTCATACTGGTCATGGTGTCGGTTTCGCACTCCATGAACCGCCTATTGTGCCGCATTACGCATCGAGCGGCCAGAATTATATCATGAGGGAAGGACTGGTCATTGCCATAGAACCCGTTTTTAATGAAGGGACGGGAGAGGTGAAACTTCACAACAATGGCTGGACAACACTGACTGCCGATGGAAAGCTGTCAGCTCACTTCGAACATACCATAGCCATTACCGATTCCGGGCCGGTTATCCTGACGGTATGA